From Synoicihabitans lomoniglobus, the proteins below share one genomic window:
- a CDS encoding glycine C-acetyltransferase — protein MTPAYQAHLTSTLDEIAAAGLHKTERLITSPQDARIALHDGREVLNFCANNYLGLGNHPDVVAAAHAALDRWGYGLASVRFICGTQDVHRDLEQALSAFLGAEDTILYSSCFDANGGVFETLLTAEDAVISDALNHASIIDGIRLCKAKRFRYRNRDLADLEAQLQAADTAGARFKLIVTDGVFSMDGFIAPLAEICDLADRYGAMVMVDDSHAVGFVGPRGRGTPERCGVMDRIDIVTGTLGKALGGASGGYVSARKDIVALLRQRSRPYLFSNTLAPVIAATSLKTLELLQASTALRDRLESNTAYYRAGLEAAGLNLKAGEHPIVPVMVGDAALSQRVSNRLLELGIYAIGFFYPVVPQGEARIRTQVSAAHTKEDLDAAIAAFTTIKAEMNL, from the coding sequence ATGACTCCCGCTTACCAAGCCCACCTCACTTCGACCCTCGACGAAATCGCGGCCGCCGGACTGCACAAAACCGAGCGCCTGATCACCTCCCCGCAGGACGCGCGCATCGCGCTGCACGACGGTCGCGAAGTGCTCAATTTTTGCGCCAACAACTATCTCGGTCTCGGCAATCATCCCGACGTCGTCGCCGCCGCCCACGCGGCGCTGGACCGCTGGGGCTACGGTCTCGCTTCGGTGCGTTTCATCTGCGGGACCCAGGATGTGCACCGCGATTTGGAGCAGGCGCTCAGCGCGTTTCTCGGTGCCGAGGACACGATCCTGTATTCATCGTGCTTCGACGCCAATGGCGGGGTGTTCGAGACTCTACTCACGGCCGAAGACGCCGTCATCAGCGACGCCCTCAACCACGCCTCGATCATCGATGGCATCCGGCTGTGCAAAGCGAAACGGTTCCGTTACCGCAACCGAGACCTCGCCGATTTGGAGGCGCAACTGCAGGCCGCCGATACGGCGGGCGCACGGTTTAAACTCATCGTCACAGATGGCGTGTTTTCGATGGACGGTTTCATCGCGCCCCTCGCCGAGATCTGCGACCTCGCCGATCGCTACGGCGCGATGGTGATGGTCGACGACAGCCATGCCGTGGGTTTCGTCGGTCCCCGTGGACGCGGCACGCCCGAACGCTGTGGCGTGATGGACCGTATCGACATCGTCACCGGCACTCTCGGCAAAGCGCTCGGCGGAGCCAGCGGTGGCTACGTCAGCGCCCGCAAAGACATCGTGGCCCTGCTCCGCCAACGTTCGCGGCCATATCTATTCTCCAACACGCTCGCACCTGTGATCGCCGCCACTTCATTGAAAACGTTGGAGCTGTTGCAGGCCTCCACCGCGCTGCGCGATCGTCTCGAAAGTAACACCGCCTACTATCGGGCAGGCCTCGAAGCCGCGGGGCTCAACTTGAAAGCCGGAGAGCATCCCATCGTGCCCGTCATGGTCGGTGATGCCGCCTTATCCCAACGCGTGTCCAATCGTCTGCTCGAACTCGGGATCTACGCCATCGGTTTCTTTTATCCCGTGGTGCCGCAGGGCGAAGCCCGGATTCGCACTCAGGTAAGTGCCGCCCACACCAAGGAAGATCTCGATGCCGCCATTGCGGCCTTTACGACCATCAAAGCCGAAATGAACCTCTGA
- a CDS encoding cytidine deaminase encodes MPASPAAATLRKLERAAKAAAKKAYAPYSQFTVGAAVLMSNGDVFTGCNVENASYGLCNCAERTAIFSAVAAGKKQLSCVVVYTPTARATAPCGACRQVIHEFGPTARVVSVCDGKERIDSTIAALLPGAFGPADLS; translated from the coding sequence ATGCCTGCGTCTCCTGCCGCCGCCACCCTGCGTAAACTCGAACGTGCCGCCAAGGCTGCCGCGAAGAAGGCCTACGCGCCCTACTCTCAATTCACGGTCGGCGCGGCGGTCCTGATGTCCAACGGCGACGTGTTTACCGGCTGCAACGTGGAGAACGCCTCCTACGGGCTGTGCAATTGCGCCGAACGCACGGCCATATTCTCCGCCGTCGCCGCGGGGAAAAAGCAGCTCAGCTGCGTCGTCGTTTACACTCCCACCGCCCGAGCCACCGCGCCGTGCGGAGCCTGTCGGCAGGTCATCCACGAGTTTGGACCGACTGCACGGGTCGTGAGTGTGTGTGATGGCAAGGAACGCATCGACTCGACCATCGCCGCGCTGTTGCCGGGAGCATTTGGTCCCGCCGACCTCTCCTGA
- a CDS encoding ACT domain-containing protein, translated as MPALRYRVLPGDFAVCRLSPDEAEPSWVRGAGFCNVTRTAEELSIICAAERVPAEIRAERGWRVMQVVGPLPFDAVGILARFVSPLAKVGIPILAAATFDTDYVLVRQDALMLAEQALAQAGHEHVE; from the coding sequence ATGCCCGCCCTTCGTTACCGCGTGCTGCCCGGCGACTTTGCGGTGTGTCGTCTCTCCCCGGATGAGGCTGAACCGTCGTGGGTGCGAGGGGCGGGATTTTGCAACGTCACCCGCACGGCGGAAGAGCTTTCCATCATATGCGCCGCCGAACGCGTGCCCGCCGAAATTCGGGCCGAACGCGGTTGGCGAGTGATGCAGGTAGTGGGGCCCTTACCTTTTGACGCCGTGGGTATCCTGGCACGGTTTGTCAGCCCCCTGGCCAAAGTGGGTATTCCGATTCTCGCCGCCGCGACATTCGACACCGACTACGTGCTGGTGCGACAGGATGCGTTGATGCTGGCCGAGCAGGCGCTGGCCCAAGCTGGGCACGAACACGTCGAGTAG
- a CDS encoding HU family DNA-binding protein produces MPTNLPNLTKREIVLQIYEKTGFPQKEVVETVQMTLDIIMNALAEGRNVELRNFGVLEVQRRKSRIGRNPNKPAAEVVIPERAVVKFKSGKILKQKLKQLDIATIN; encoded by the coding sequence ATGCCTACTAATCTTCCCAATCTCACGAAACGCGAAATCGTGCTTCAAATTTACGAGAAGACCGGATTTCCCCAAAAGGAAGTCGTGGAAACCGTTCAGATGACTCTGGACATCATCATGAACGCGCTCGCGGAAGGCCGCAATGTGGAGCTGCGTAATTTTGGTGTTTTGGAGGTGCAACGGCGTAAATCCCGGATTGGTCGCAACCCGAACAAACCGGCGGCGGAGGTCGTCATTCCTGAGCGGGCCGTGGTCAAGTTCAAGTCGGGCAAGATTCTCAAGCAGAAGCTCAAGCAGCTCGATATCGCCACGATCAACTGA
- the hisS gene encoding histidine--tRNA ligase — MATFQSLPGFREFYPESLARRNHLFRCWRQSAHAYGFQEYDAPVLEPLDLYKAKSGDEIEAQLFSFTDKGGREVALRPEMTPTVCRLVGAKANALKRPIKWFSIADFYRYERMQKGRGRCFAQFNADIFGEAGPEAEIELIGLLVQCLRGLGLTADDFYVRLSDRNLWFFYLEALGLNAEQTRSMLGAIDKYERLEDAAFKIYTDAQGALDEVIKAKIVAFLGIKTLAQLEAVVADLASDDLTARLDDWRRVLGGLEAMGLSDFVTVDLGVVRGLAYYTGFVFEAFDRKGDLRALAGGGRYDDLVKKLGGPELPAVGFAIGDMTMELLLAQRGLLPDLVSAPDVYAIIGGPDERLAAFGDINLLRAAGYRVDYPMRELGFGKQFKVAAESGARVALIYGSDELARGVVKLRDMTQREEVEIPRDQVAVAVRDFLTAE, encoded by the coding sequence ATGGCTACGTTTCAGTCTTTGCCCGGTTTTCGTGAGTTCTATCCCGAGTCTTTAGCCCGTCGGAATCATCTGTTCCGATGCTGGCGGCAGTCCGCGCACGCGTATGGATTTCAAGAATACGACGCGCCCGTGCTCGAACCGCTCGATCTTTATAAAGCCAAGTCGGGCGACGAAATCGAGGCGCAGCTGTTCAGCTTTACCGACAAGGGCGGACGCGAGGTCGCGCTGCGTCCGGAGATGACCCCGACGGTGTGTCGGCTGGTGGGGGCCAAGGCCAACGCGCTGAAACGTCCGATCAAGTGGTTCAGCATCGCCGACTTTTACCGTTACGAGCGGATGCAGAAAGGCCGCGGTCGCTGCTTTGCCCAATTCAACGCCGACATCTTCGGCGAGGCCGGACCCGAAGCGGAGATCGAGTTGATCGGTTTGCTCGTGCAATGCCTGCGCGGATTGGGTCTCACGGCAGACGATTTTTACGTGCGACTCAGCGATCGCAATCTGTGGTTCTTTTACCTCGAAGCGCTCGGACTCAATGCGGAGCAAACGCGGAGCATGCTCGGTGCGATCGACAAGTATGAGCGCCTCGAAGATGCCGCCTTTAAAATCTACACGGACGCGCAGGGCGCTTTGGACGAGGTCATCAAGGCCAAGATCGTTGCCTTTCTCGGCATCAAAACGCTCGCCCAACTCGAAGCCGTGGTGGCCGATCTCGCCAGCGATGACCTCACGGCGCGGCTCGATGATTGGCGTCGCGTTTTGGGCGGCCTTGAGGCGATGGGTCTCAGTGATTTCGTGACGGTCGACCTCGGCGTGGTGCGTGGTCTGGCTTACTACACCGGCTTCGTGTTTGAAGCGTTCGACCGCAAGGGCGATCTGCGAGCGTTGGCGGGTGGTGGACGCTATGACGACCTCGTGAAAAAGCTCGGCGGTCCCGAGCTGCCGGCGGTGGGATTCGCGATTGGCGACATGACGATGGAGTTGTTGCTGGCGCAACGCGGCTTGCTGCCGGATTTGGTCAGCGCGCCGGACGTTTATGCCATCATCGGTGGGCCGGACGAGCGGCTGGCGGCCTTTGGCGATATCAATTTACTGCGTGCCGCGGGCTATCGCGTGGACTACCCGATGCGAGAACTCGGTTTCGGCAAACAGTTCAAAGTGGCGGCGGAATCCGGTGCCCGAGTGGCGTTGATTTACGGCAGCGATGAGTTGGCGCGAGGTGTCGTCAAACTCCGCGACATGACGCAGCGTGAAGAGGTGGAAATCCCACGCGACCAAGTTGCCGTCGCCGTGCGCGATTTCCTTACTGCGGAATGA